A part of Cryptococcus neoformans var. neoformans JEC21 chromosome 4 sequence genomic DNA contains:
- a CDS encoding amino acid transporter, putative — translation MSVHLEYDDKKDAAYDYTQQVAPADAVPSSSDVEDVEVKSGLKRNLKSRHMAMISLGGVIGTGLFLGTGSALANGGPLGLFLGYATMGSICYCVMICLGEMISFLPIPGGHIKLAERFVDPALAFTMGWNYWYNWVIILPAELSAAAVLINLWNDTINNALWISICLVVVVAINFLGFFGECEFWFASIKILTIVGLIILGIIITAGGGPDHTSIGFQYWRNPGPFVQYEGISGSLGRFLGYWAVLTQAAFSYIGTEIVAIAAGEAKNPRRNLPRAIKRVYIRILVFYLGGTFIIGLLVPSNDEGLALNSGNALASPFVIAIRRAGIPVLPSIINACLLTSAWSAASSDLYTSSRALYGLSITRQAPKIFSRTTRRGLPWVSISFCALFAALSYMSLQSTAGEVFGYFSNLTAAAGLMTWWGICFIYIRFEKGLRVQGIARSSLPYSSRLNYRASAAWYGIIMITIILFFSAWSVFLKDNWSTSTFVTNYLPLWLFPILWVGYKYIKKTHFVRASEMDFVSGLQAIEAECHDETPPSTILGKFWDFLM, via the exons ATGTCGGTTCACCTCGAGTATGACGACAAAAAGGATGCTGCCTATGACTACACCCAACAAGTGGCTCCCGCCGATGCTGTACCTAGCAGCAGCGATGTTGAAGACGTTGAGGTGAAAAGTGGCCTCAAGAGAAATCTGAAAAGCCGACATATGGCAATGATCTCCCTTGGTGGTGTTATTGGTACAGGTCTTTTTCTTGGTACTGGATCTGCCCTGGCCAACGGTGGCCCTCTTGGTCTGTTCTTGGGTTACGCTACTATGGGGTCAATTTGTTACTGTGTGATG ATTTGCCTTGGGGAGATGATCTCCTTTTTGCCTATCCCTGGTGGTCATATCAAACTGGCTGAGCGATTCGTGGACCCTGCTCTAG CGTTTACTATGGGCTGGAATTACTGGTACAACTGGGTGATCATTCTTCCTGCGGAGTTATCTGCCGCTGCCGTCTTGATTAACTTGTGGAATGACACTATTAACAATGCTCTCTGGATCTCCATTTGTCTCGTTGTGGTCGTAGCCATCAACTTCTTGGGCTTCTTTGGTGAATGTGAATTTTGGTTCGCTTCTATCAAAATCCTGACCATTGTGGGATTAATCATC CTtggtatcatcatcaccgcTGGTGGCGGCCCTGACCATACGAGTATTGGTTTCCAGTATTGGCGTAATCCTGGTCCCTTCGTTCAGTATGAGGGCATCAGTGGTAGCCTCGGTCGATTCTTAGGGTACTGGGCTGTTCTCACCCAAGCTGCCTTCTCCTACATTGGCACTGAAATCGTCGCCATTGCTGCTGGGGAAGCCAAGAATCCTCGTCGAAACCTCCCTCGAGCCATCAAGCGCGTCTACATTCGAATACTCGTTTTCTATCTC GGTGGTACTTTCATTATCGGTCTTCTCGTTCCTTCCAATGATGAGGGTCTCGCTCTCAATTCTGGGAATGCTCTCGCTTCTCCCTTCGTAATCGCCATCAGAAGGGCTGGTATACCTGTGCTCCCTAGCATCATCAACGCTTGTCTTTTGACTTCTGCTTGGtctgctgcttcttccgATCTTTACACATCATCACGAGCTCTCTACGGATTGTCTATCACTCGACAAGCTCCGAAGATTTTCTCGCGCACGACTCGCAGGGGTCTTCCTTGGGTCTCCATTTCATTCTGTGCCCTTTTCGCTGCCCTCTCATATATGTCTCTTCAAAGTACTGCCGGTGAAGTCTTTGGATATTTTTCCAATTtgactgctgctgctggtctCATGACGTGGTGGGG CATCTGCTTCATTTACATCCGATTCGAGAAGGGTCTCAGGGTTCAAGGCATTGCTCgttcctccctcccctaCAGTTCCCGACTCAACTACCGTGCCTCTGCTGCTTGGTACGGTATCATCATGATCACCATcattctctttttctctgcCTGGAGCGTCTTTCTTAAGGACAACTGGAGCACTTCCACTTTCGTCACCAActaccttcctctttggcTTTTCCCTATCCTCTGGGTCGGTTACAAGTACATCAAGAAGACTCACTTCGTCCGTGCCTCTGAAATGGACTTTGTATCTGGTTTGCAAGCTATCGAAGCCGAATGCCATGATGAGACTCCACCCAGTACTATCCTAGGAAAGTTTTGGGATTTTTTAATGTAA
- a CDS encoding elongation factor 3, whose translation MAPAATAAASSGKGSFDLATLFVADKAARDEAGLALADAVKKSGVEFFTQIGFNDAIVKALNDKKSQSAREGACEVISTLCENGAAQLLEPHVISSAENTPFPALLEAFADKVAAVKTAAIAAVKAIVQSMNPWASFVLLPALLNLIRTSGKWQIKAGSLEILQQLITSAPYQMGEAMPDLVPVLAGAVWDTKSDVKKAAKATLEKAVSLVENKDIEKFVPALVKSLLNPIEEVPKTISLLSATTFVSEVTAPTISLIAPLLIRGLDERPTATKRKVCVIADNMSKLVDSEYTVRPFLPQLLPRLIKTAETIADPEARSVANRAIVTLRRIGKVPVESDGSDLPPLPVAEGPHLATNFVALVKKHGGVSVEQTNPGLAYAGVLAASLVNHHNFDQKTWESTLPPYLKLALPSYDSLPAVRELLQKKADEAETDDAKFPDEEEGEDLCNIEQFNLAYGAKILLHHANMRLKRGHRYGLCGRNGSGKSTLMNAIINNQVEGFPPPTEVRTFYVQHDIDGSEAEISILDWVLSDKRLLATPEEIKSTLESVGFDEVKQKNSIGSLSGGWKMKLALARAILFKADILLLDEPTNHLDVLNVDWLINYLTSLTRCTSIIVSHDSDFLNRTVTDVLHLNNFKLKRYPGNLEEFVKHVPEAKSYYQLDVAEDYQFKLPNPPLLDGVKTKEKSLLKMRNVSFQYPGSSIQQLYDISLQVSLSSRVAVLGPNGSGKSTLVKLLTGETEPNLGGQVWKHPNLVIGYVAQHAFHHIDNHLDSTPLEYMLWRYQTGEDLEEMHKANRVMTEAELAKMKEGATVIKDGVKRIIDELVARKKLKQSYEYEVSFKGMSSAENIWISRDELVARGFEKKVMELDTREAQRLGLMRPLVRREIEKHFEDFGLDAEFVSHNSMRGLSGGQKVKVVLGAATWRRPHIICLDEPTNYLDRESLAALIAALKNFEGGVLIITHNREFSESICTEVWAMREGHLEASGHNWVEGQGSGERIDKKAGDDDEVEYDALGNPIVKAKKEKKLSAADKRKAKKDRMARRKRGEEVFSDEEL comes from the exons A TGGCTCCTGCTGCTACCGCTGCTGCCTCCTCTGGCAAGGGCTCTTTCGACCTCGCCACCCTCTTTGTTGCCGACAAGGCTGCCCGTGACGAGGCTGGTCTTGCTCTCGCCGACGCCGTCAAGAAGTCAGGTGTTGAGTTTTTCACTCAGATCGGCTTCAACGATGCTATCGTCAAG GCTCTCAATGACAAGAAGTCTCAATCTGCGCGTGAAGGTGCCTGCGAGGTTATCTCTACTCTCTGCGAGAACGGTGCTGCTCAGCTTCTCGAGCCTCACGTTATCTCCTCTGCCGAGAACACTCCTTTCCCCGCTCTTCTCGAGGCTTTCGCTGACAAGGTCGCCGCTGTCAAGACTGCCGCCATCGCTGCCGTCAAGGCCATCGTGCAGAGCATGAACCCATGGGCTTCTTTCGTTCTCCTTCCCGCTCTTCTTAACTTGATCAGGACTTCTGGCAAGTGGCAGATCAAGGCTGGTTCTCTTGAGATTCTCCAGCAGTTGATCACTTCTGCCCCTTACCAGATGGGCGAGGCGATGCCTGACCTTGTTCCTGTTCTCGCCGGAGCCGTTTGGGACACCAAGTCTGATGTTAAGAAGGCTGCGAAGGCTACCCTCGAGAAGGCTGTGTCTCTTGTCGAGAACAAGGATATTGAGAAGTTCGTTCCTGCTTTGGTTAAATCTCTCCTCAACCCCATCGAGGAGGTTCCGAAGACtatttctctcctttcaGCAACCACCTTCGTTTCTGAAGTTACCGCCCCTACCATCTCCCTCATTGCTCCTCTCCTTATCCGAGGTCTTGATGAGCGACCTACCGCCACCAAGCGAAAGGTTTGTGTTATCGCCGACAACATGTCCAAGCTTGTCGACTCCGAATACACCGTTCgacctttccttcctcagcTTTTGCCTCGTCTTATCAAGACTGCTGAGACCATCGCCGACCCTGAGGCTCGATCAGTCGCCAACCGTGCTATTGTTACCCTTCGTCGAATTGGTAAGGTCCCAGTTGAGTCTGATGGCTCagaccttcctcctcttcctgtcGCTGAGGGACCTCACCTCGCCACCAACTTCGTCGCTCTTGTCAAGAAGCACGGTGGTGTTTCCGTTGAACAGACCAACCCTGGTCTTGCCTACGCCGGTGTCCTCGCCGCTTCTCTTGTGAACCACCACAACTTCGACCAGAAGACTTGGGAGTctactctccctccttATCTCAAGCTCGCTCTCCCTTCCTACGACTCTCTTCCTGCTGTTCGAGAGCTCCttcagaagaaggctgatgAGGCTGAGACTGACGACGCCAAGTTCcctgatgaagaagagggcgaggacCTCTGTAACATTGAGCAGTTCAACTTGGCTTACGGTGCAAAGATCTTGCTCCACCACGCCAACATGCGTCTTAAGCGAGGCCACCGATATGGTCTCTGTGGTCGTAACGGTTCCGGGAAATCTACCCTCATGAAcgccatcatcaacaatcAAGTTGAGGGCTTCCCTCCCCCCACCGAAGTTCGAACTTTCTACGTTCAGCACGACATCGACGGTTCCGAGGCTGAGATCTCCATTCTTGACTGGGTTTTGAGTGACAAGCGATTGCTCGCCACCCCTGAGGAAATTAAGTCCACTCTCGAATCTGTCGGTTTCGACGAAGTCAAGCAGAAGAACTCCATTGGTTCTCTTTCTGGCggttggaagatgaagcttGCTCTTGCCCGAGCCATTCTTTTCAAGGCCGACATTCTCTTGCTCGACGAGCCTACCAACCATTTGGATGTTCTTAACGTTGACTGGCTGATCAACTATCTCACTTCCCTTACTCGATGTACCTCCATCATTGTCTCTCACGACTCTGACTTCCTTAACCGAACTGTTACCGACGTTCTTCATCTTAACAACTTCAAGTTGAAGAGGTACCCTGGTAACCTTGAGGAATTCGTCAAGCACGTCCCTGAGGCTAAGTCCTACTACCAACTCGATGTCGCTGAGGATTATCAGTTCAAGCTTCCCaaccctcctctccttgaTGGTGTGAAGACCAAGGAGAAGTCTTTGCTCAAAATGCGAAACGTTTCATTCCAGTACCCTGGTTCTTCTATCCAGCAACTCTACGACATCTCTCTCCAGGTGTCTCTCTCATCTCGAGTTGCCGTTCTTGGTCCCAACGGTTCCGGTAAATCTACCCTTGTTAAGCTCCTCACTGGTGAGACCGAGCCCAACCTTGGCGGTCAGGTCTGGAAACACCCTAACTTAGTCATCGGTTACGTCGCCCAACACGCTTTCCACCACATTGACAACCACCTTGACTCTACTCCCCTTGAGTACATGCTCTGGCGATACCAGACCGGTGaggacttggaggaaatgCACAAGGCTAACCGGGTCATGACCGAGGCCGAGCTTgccaagatgaaggagggtgCCACCGTTATCAAGGACGGTGTCAAGCGAATCATCGATGAGCTTGTTGCTAGAAAGAAGCTCAAGCAGTCCTACGAGTACGAGGTATCCTTCAAGGGTATGTCCTCTGCCGAAAACATCTGGATTTCTCGAGACGAACTTGTTGCCCGTGGtttcgagaagaaggttaTGGAGCTCGACACCAGGGAGGCTCAGCGATTGGGTCTCATGAGGCCCTTGGTCAGGAGGGAAATCGAAAAGCACTTCGAGGACTTCGG ACTCGATGCCGAATTCGTCTCCCACAACTCCATGCGAGGTCTTTCCGGTGGTCAGAAGGTGAAGGTTGTCCTCGGTGCCGCTACCTGGCGAAGACCCCACATCATCTGTCTCGACGAGCCTACCAACTATCTCGACCGAGAGTCCCTTGCCGCCCTTATCGCGGCCCTTAAGAACTTCGAGGGTGGTGTTCTTATTATTACTCACAACCGAGAGTTCTCTGAGTCCATCTGTACCGAAGTCTGGGCCATGCGTGAGGGTCATCTCGAGGCTTCTGGACACAACTGGGTTGAGGGTCAAGGCTCCGGTGAGAGGATTGACAAGAAGGCCGGCGATGACGACGAGGTCGAGTACGACGCTTTGGGTAACCCCATCGtcaaggcgaagaaggagaagaagctttcTGCCGCCGACAAGCGAAAAGCCAAGAAGGACCGAATGGCTAGAAGGaagcgaggagaggaagtcttcagtgatgaagagcttTAA